In Lolium rigidum isolate FL_2022 chromosome 3, APGP_CSIRO_Lrig_0.1, whole genome shotgun sequence, the genomic window AGAGCCATACCAGCGGTGAGATTGTGAATTACATGGCGGTTGATGTGCAGCGGGTCGGGGACTATGCATGGTACTTTCATGACATATGGATGCTTCCACTGCAGATCGTCCTCGCCCTCGCCATCCTCTACAAGAATGTCGGGATCGCCACCCTCTCCACATTGCTAGCCACCACGCTCTCAATTGCCGCCTCCGTTCCTgtggccaagctgcaggagcactACCAAGATAAGCTAATGGCAGCAAAGGATGACCGCATGCGCAAGACTTCAGAGTGCCTCAAGAGCATGAGAATTCTTAAGTTGCAGGCGTGGGAGGACCGCTACAGGCTCATGCTTGAAGAGATGAGGAACGTGGAATGCAGGTGGCTCAAGTGGGCCTTGTACTCACAGGCCGCAGTCACGTTCGTTTTCTGGAGTTCGCCAATCTTTGTCGCCGTCATAACTTTCGGGACTTGTATATTGCTTGGTGGCGAGCTCACCGCCGGAGGTGTTCTTTCCGCTTTAGCAACATTTAGGATCCTTCAAGAGCCACTGAGGAATTTCCCAGATCTCATATCCATGATTGCTCAGACGAGGGTGTCTTTGGACCGGTTGTCCCACTTTCTGCAGCAAGAAGAATTGCCAGATGATGCAACAATAAGTGTTCCACAGGGTAGTACAGATAAGGCAATCGATATTAAGGATGCTAGCTTCTCCTGGAATCCATCTGGTTCAACCCCTACACTCTCTGATGTACACCTTAGTGTGGTGAGAGGCATGAGAGTAGCAGTATGTGGTGTGATTGGTTCTGGCAAATCAAGTCTATTGTCCTCTATACTTGGGGAGATACCGAAACTGTGTGGTCAAGTAAGTACACAAATGAAAAAAAGTTTATGCTAACTTAGATAACAGTTTAATTATATTTTCCTTCTACTCCTTATTCAGGTCAGGATCAGTGGTACAGCAGCATATGTTCCTCAGACTGCCTGGATACAGTCTGGAAACATTGAGGAGAACGTTCTTTTCGGCACTCCAATGGACAGACCACGTTACAAGAGAGTTCTTGAGGCTTGCTCTCTGAAGAAAGATCTCCAGTTGCTCCAGTATGGAGATCAGACAGTTATTGGTGACCGAGGAATTAATTTGAGTGGAGGCCAGAAACAAAGAGTGCAGCTTGCGAGAGCATTGTACCAAGATGCTGATATTTATTTGCTTGATGATCCATTCAGCGCTGTTGATGCTCATACCGGAAGTGATCTATTTAAGGTATGTACCAATGTTTCCTTATTCTAGTTCTTTCTAAAGGTTCTTCTGTTTCATAACATGCATCTTTTGTGTTGCAGGACTATATATTGACCGCGCTAGCTAGCAAAACAGTAATTTATGTAACACATCAGGTTGAGTTCCTACCAGCTGCTGACCTGATATTGGTAATAATTCTTTCTCACAATCTAAATACAGTTTAATGGCTAATGCACATACCTTTGCTTCTTCCAGTTTCTAATAACCTATCGAGTTGTTCAATGGGCCATGTTATTTGTCCATGTTTTCCTGTTGAGAGTTATATACAACAAGCTTTGCATGAAAGCACACTATCTatacctatacctaataataataaaggagctaaggtttctgccaaaattttcgtccaacttttcatTGGACCGTTTTGCCTTCCCGCCAAACCACATAATACTGCACAACGCCATTACATACCGGTTCGTTCTATTTTTTTCCCATCCCGAACAAACCGACCGTGTATTCTAGAACGCAGCAGCCGAGCAGCAGCGGCACCAGAGTGATGATTGACGCAGACGCGAGCGAGACGGGCGGCTGGAACGCTGGAGGCGGACGTGGCCATCGGCGGTGGGGTGGTGGGGTGCTGCACGGGCGGGGCGGAGCGGAAGCGAGGTGGCCGTCGGCGGTGGGGTTCTGCACTTATTTTCGCTCCGCCCCGCCCCAGGGGAGCATGAACCGCGTCGCCTGCGAGGAAAATCAGCGTGCTCGGCAGAGGTGGCCCCGTCGGCCGTCGCCACGGGAGCAAGAGCCGTGTCCCTCTCCCTATATCCCTTCCTTTGTCCGTCTCAAATTGGGAGGAACTAGGTAGTCGGCTGCCATGGCTGGAGTAGGGAGGTTAAGGCTGCTGCCATTGAAAAGAAATGCCATGGTCCACGGTGGCTCGGGGTCGAGGACAAGGCGCCCGAATCAGGCCAGCGCGATCTTGGCATGGCCATGGCGAGCGATGAGAGCTCGCTCGGGACGACACCACCAGATAGAGAAAAAATgccatggccggcggcggctcgAGGTCGAGAACAAGACGCCCGAAATCGGGCCAGCATGATCTCAGCCTGGCCATGGCGAGCACTGCGAGCCCGCTCGAGACGACAAAAACGAAAAATCAAACGAAATCAGGCCATAGCGCCTCTGGGAGCATCATCACTGAATCCAGTTCCAGCCCAGCGCGGAGGTGGCTGCGATTCTCTTTAGCTGAGATTCTCACCTTGAGAACGGTAGAAGATTGCTGCGCATTACCCATACACTTAATGCTCCTTTTCTCTTTTAGGTGAATTTTGTCCATCTTTAAGTTTATGTTTTGTCAGGCGTGAGTTGATACAAATTGTTTGCGTTGTTCATACAACAGATAAGAGTTGTTATCTTGGCTTGCCTCTTATGTTGACTCGAGTATACTATTATTTCTATATTTGGAACAAATCCAATGCCTACAACCGAAGATAATCTGTATATGCATTAATGTATGAAGGTTTTTTTTCTCTGACGGAATTTCCGATATTTTGGAGGGAACCGGTTTTACCGTCTACCACCGAGAAAAAATAATACTGAACGAATCgatccgccgcaacgcgcgggcattagaGTATTCATGGGATAATACTCTCATTTGTGGTTTTTCCATCATACAGGTTCTTAAGGATGGTCGTATCACCCAAGCTGGAaaatatgatgatcttctccaAGCTGGAACTGATTTCAATGCTCTGGTTTCTGCTCATAACGAAGCTATTGAGACCATGGATCTTTTTGACGATTCTGATGGAGATGTTACTCTTTCTGTTCCTAACAAAAGATTGATACCAAGTGTTAGCAATATCGATAACCTGAAAAATAAAGTATCTGAAAATGGGAAGTCATCTAATACGCgtggaataaaggacaagaagaagagTGAGGAGCGTAAGAAGAAGCGTACAgttcaagaggaggagagggagcgaGGAAGAGTTAGCTTAAACGTTTATATGTCATACATGGGGGAAGCCTACAAAGGTACACTGATACCACTCATTGTCTTGGCTCAGACCATGTTCCAAGTTCTTCAGATTGCCAGTAACTGGTGGATGGCATGGGCGAATCCACAAACAGAAGGAGATGCACCTAAGACAGATAATGTGGTCCTACTCGTTGTTTATATGTGCCTTGCTTTTGGGAGTTCATTGTTTGTGTTTGTGAGAAGCCTTCTTGTAGCTACATTTGGTTTAGCAGCTGCTCAAAAGCTATTTATAAAAATGTTAAGGTGTGTGTTTCGAGCGCCAATGTCATTCTTCGATACGACACCAGCTGGACGTATTCTGAATCGAGTAAGTTTCGAtcatgctcttgctcctaatctgTACTTGGCAATGCTGTGTGTGCCTTTCTGATCTGTACCCAATTTTTTCAATGATACTTCATATCAGGTTTCTGTAGATCAAAGTGTTGTGGACCTTGATATAGCATTCAGGCTAGGGGGCTTTGCATCAACAACAATTCAACTCCTTGGAATCGTTGCTGTCATGAGCAAAGTCACATGGCAAGTTTTGTTTCTTATAGTTCCCATGGCTATGGGATGCATGTGGATGCAGGTAAATTGCTGAACTTTCAGGTTTTCTGTAGTGCTGACCTGAACCTGAGGTCCTCAATTTCTCCAATGGATATCATAATGTGAATGAAGTAAATAGCAATAAAAGAACTCCGCGCAAATAATGGTCACCTCTCTTAGTTAGTGAGCCAATTAACCAGAAACTGATGCATGTGCTCAGCATGAAAGTATTGAAACTTGTGAAT contains:
- the LOC124701415 gene encoding LOW QUALITY PROTEIN: ABC transporter C family member 13-like (The sequence of the model RefSeq protein was modified relative to this genomic sequence to represent the inferred CDS: inserted 1 base in 1 codon) — encoded protein: MVANFASLPALGFLCLVGLIGSSGVELEFSDDDSSVHEPLLLGGAQRRDAEEEPGCLRVTPYGDAGILSLATLSWLSPLLSVGAKRPLELADIPLLAHKDRSKFCYKAMSSHYERQRAECPGKEPSLAWAILKSFWREAAINGAFAAANTVVSYVGPYLISYFVDYLSGKIAFPHEGYILASVFFVSKLIETLTARQWYLGVDVMGIHVKSGLTAMVYRKGLRLSNASKQSHTSGEIVNYMAVDVQRVGDYAWYFHDIWMLPLQIVLALAILYKNVGIATLSTLLATTLSIAASVPVAKLQEHYQDKLMAAKDDRMRKTSECLKSMRILKLQAWEDRYRLMLEEMRNVECRWLKWALYSQAAVTFVFWSSPIFVAVITFGTCILLGGELTAGGVLSALATFRILQEPLRNFPDLISMIAQTRVSLDRLSHFLQQEELPDDATISVPQGSTDKAIDIKDASFSWNPSGSTPTLSDVHLSVVRGMRVAVCGVIGSGKSSLLSSILGEIPKLCGQVRISGTAAYVPQTAWIQSGNIEENVLFGTPMDRPRYKRVLEACSLKKDLQLLQYGDQTVIGDRGINLSGGQKQRVQLARALYQDADIYLLDDPFSAVDAHTGSDLFKDYILTALASKTVIYVTHQVEFLPAADLILVLKDGRITQAGKYDDLLQAGTDFNALVSAHNEAIETMDLFDDSDGDVTLSVPNKRLIPSVSNIDNLKNKVSENGKSSNTRGIKDKKKSEERKKKRTVQEEERERGRVSLNVYMSYMGEAYKGTLIPLIVLAQTMFQVLQIASNWWMAWANPQTEGDAPKTDNVVLLVVYMCLAFGSSLFVFVRSLLVATFGLAAAQKLFIKMLRCVFRAPMSFFDTTPAGRILNRVSVDQSVVDLDIAFRLGGFASTTIQLLGIVAVMSKVTWQVLFLIVPMAMGCMWMQRYYIASSRELTRILSVQKSPVIHLFSESIAGAATIRGFGQXKRFMKRNLYLLDCFSRPLFSSLAAIEWLCLRMELLSTFVFAFCMAILVSFPPGTIEPSMAGLAVTYGLNLNARMSRWILSFCKLENRIISVERIYQYCKIPSEAPLIIENCRPSPSWPENGNIELIDLKVRYKDDLPFVLHGVSCIFPGGKKIGIVGRTGSGKSTLIQALFRLIEPSGGKIIIDDVDVSAIGLHDLRSRLSIIPQDPTLFEGTIRMNLDPLEERPDHEIWEALEKCQLGEVIRSKEEKLDSPVLENGDNWSVGQRQLIALGRALLKRAKILVLDEATASVDTATDNLIQKIIRSEFKDCTVCTIAHRIPTVIDSDLVLVLSDGKITEFDTPQRLLEDKSSMFMQLVSEYSTRSSCI